The window AGTAGGCTAAAGGCtacaaaaaaagatatattcACTTGGAGTATGACACACTCAAAACGTTCAATGCCTTTGAAACTGTAAAAGGGTTTTGTCAGGATTATCGTCACGTTTTCAGTTCAAgatttaaaatagaaatgtttgTCCTCCCCGCGAgccaaacttaaaaaaatacactgtacaTCGTTGCCGCCAACACAgtaatcaaaaaagaaattgtgtgCTCGCTTGGTGATCAGTGAATACCGGAAGTATTTTACTCGCACTGTCAGGggcaccataaaaaaaaaaaatgtgaaaaatttatTCTATACCAAATGTTCCAAATGTCACCGTACACttccttttttcaaaatttgtttttgttatatggACAGCTGGACGGCATCAGCGTCTGACAGCTTaggctttgcagtttttgtaagCTTCCCTTGTCTCACCAAGTGACAAAAATCGTTTCCTGGAATAACTttttggacctttccgacctgtcaatcactcgtacaataatagctaatcagatagccgcattgtcttaacccctggcttgacccgcccctctcggcgtattgtcccacaagcaatgttggttgtcagtagtgtgcgcttggaaaagttaatgttacaaagaaaatgctcgtcagatgcgcttggggaatgtgcaattctgatgaaagatatcctgctcggtgacaaggggcccgcttgattcattttccaaagcctaaaacacagttgacgaagtgtctgcAATGGatgaaggctcgcggaagagagcttaagatcgccagtcggaaaggtccctTTTAGCTTTGTAGCCGTCACGCAGATCCAGTACATAGTGCAATATGTTATCTATGTTCTGGCCAAACCACGCAGCGGAAGCCTCGCTACTATCACCACAGATGAAAACACGGAACTCTAAGACCAGGTGTTCGTCTAGCAGTCTAGCACTGGGGGGAACTGGACTCAAGCGGTTCCGCCGGCGGCAGAAAAACAATTTTGCCAGGTGTCTATTTTGCGCCACTACTCGAAAGGCAATTGGCGAGCCATGGGTAGGGGAACGATACATTTACGCACCGCGTACTTTGTTGTGTTTCTCTTCTTTCTGGTTGGATGTCAACATGATTTACGTAGCCAACCCTAACATCCTAATGTGTAACCACAAAACGAACCAGGGTAGACCGTATTGGACCATGATGACCTGAACAGTACTGCTCGGTGGGGAAGtgtctgaaaacatttttttgtccagttaGACCCCTTTGAGTCAGGAGATTCTTGTTATTTTTGAGATGCACATCACCAATATTAGATGATTTCAAGTGTTTATATATTACAATGTTCTCGCTTCATATGATCTTGAAAGGAAGTGCCTCGATAGTGTACAATATAAAACAAACTCCTTCATTAAGAAGTTCTTCCCATGGCAAACTGGGCAAGTCTCAGAAGCTCCACCTACTGTAAGCTACGGTACGATTATAAAGCGTATCAGTCCTCAAGGCCAAAGAGGGTTAGAAAAGATTTGGTCCACCATAACCAGAATGCTACTAAACCTCGCGTTTTACCCCCAGATTCCTCAGTCAGTATTTGCAACCCTACAACTCGAAGATTCTTCAAAGATTCAGGAACATCGGACATTATCCCCGAAAGAACGTCGCTTGGCACTTCTCCTCATCTCATCTCGGTCTGAGAAACGATCTGCACGCCGCTGCGAGTCACTACTTTTTGTCGATGTCTTCGTGCCTGATGATCTTGTAGGTGATCCAGTAGAAGACGTTGAAGATGAGGAAGGCCAGAGGGAAGGCGGCCCGGGAGATCGTGTCTATCCTCTTGGCTTGGTCCACAAACTTCTTCTTCATGTTGTCGCCGTCTCTGGGGAGCGACGGCCGACGGTTCGGGGCCGGAGCCTCGTTTTTAACAGCTGAGCCGTCCTTCGTTGGCAGACACGGGTTCATGTTGTAGCCAGCGAAATTAAAGCGTGCGTCGCGCACGTCGTCGTCCTGGGAAAACACATGTGGACACGTTCGGGGGTCAGATGGCTGAAACCACCGAGAGGGATGTCAGGATAGGCAAGGATGTGCAGTTGACTGCACTCAACTACGACTATGCAGAGAACTGCCAAGTTATtattgatttttcaaaaaattttcaCAGAATGGGAGCATTTGTTAATGTTTTGAACTCCCGTTTCCACGCCGTCGCCATAGCTAGCTTGAGGCTAAACGTTTCCCAGAACTGTTTGCGTTACGGCtgtcgtttttctttttgttagaCATCAAACTACTTACACTTACACTCCACGATAGTGCAAATACGCTTAATATAACATATTTTAATGGATTTTCCATATCGTGAGGTCACGTTAATTATGAGGTCATACTAATATCGTtccttcctttttaaaaatttgttttaattatgCGGACAGATGGAGGCCATCAGCATCCGACAGCTTGGGCTTTGCACTTTTTATAAGCTTCCTTTGTCTTACCAGTTGAGAAAAATCGTTACctggaattcatttttttggttccTAACCGCTGTTGGgtgccaatggacctttccgacctgtcaatcactcgtataataatagccaatcagatagccgcattgtcttaacccctggacTTGACACGCCCCCCCTCACCGtactgtcccacaagcaatgccggttgtcagtagcatgcgcttggaaaagttaatgttacgaaggaaatgcttctcagatgcgcttggggaaagtgcaattctgatgaaagatatcctgctaggttacaagcgGCCcgcttgatttattttccaaatcctaaaacacagttgacgaagtgtctacgatggattaaggctcgcggaagagcagtGACATATTTAGAGCTTCTATATATGAACATTTATGCTAATGATGGTACAAACTAACTCAAGGTGGGCAAAAGGCTAATTTAAAGTTGTACAATAAAGTTTGAGCATAATTTCATTAAATGATAAGAAAACACTattcaaaattcacatttccAGACAAAATGTCCTTCTCCGGGATCACAGGTTTAAATCCCATGTACCGACTTCATACAATTACACGTAATATAATAGAAATCCAGTTGTTGTTGCGCTATTTCACTGATGACAACGCATTGCTTATCTTTCCTCACAAACCTGGTTGAGAAAAGTCTACCTTGTGATTCTTCCTTTGTCTTCGCCTCAAGCGGAGGAACTCTTTCTGTTGCCTGGAGACGAAATTAACCCCGGCGTATTCCAGCAACGCCGCAAATACAAACAGCAGACACACCGCCATCCAGATATCAATGGCTTTCACGTAGGAGACCTGCGGGGCGCcacggaaacatttttttttttgggcgttAGATCTTCTCCAGTCGGACGGCGGATCAATTCCACTTTGATTGCGCGTCAGCATAAAAATAATCCTACCGGTATGCTTTTCCTAAACACATCATGGCAGATGATAGTCTTTACGTTTTCTTGCTTATATACACTAAACAAGAGATGCGGCTCAGCGGGGTTGATCTTTATATGACAATAAACGAGCGGCGGGGAACTAATAAGTGCCTCAACTCCAAACAATCTGCAGATATTGATACAGATCTTCTCATCATCGGAAAGGAAGATGAAAGCCGTTTGTCGCCGTGACATCGCGTCTTCCTCGACTGTCGATTGGCACGTGGAACACAGCAACCCGGTTCTACGAGGTCTCTCGAGCTCTGCCAAGTGATTGTTTTCATGAGTGGCGGCTCTCAAAGGCCTCGTTTGAAATGTTCATCTTTTATGTTGGAGACCGCGACGGGTTTTACGGGCTGTCTCCGCACATCCAAACGCCGACTAATCAGCGACGCCGCAAGAATCCTCCGATATGCGCGCCCGCCTCGCGCATTTACTATCAGCTACACCAAACAATTACAAATGAGACGGATATGTATGAGTCGTTGCCAGAATATTTGAAAGCCAGACTTCAGTCAGGTTCTCAAACGGCTGCGATCTCTCGCTTAGCTTGAAACAGTACAAAGTGCATCGAAAGGCAGTCGATCTTAACCGCGCAGGTAACTGCGAGTGCGTGGACGATTAAGGGGACTTTCTCATTAGCGTCCCCTTTCCTAAATAACTTGCTAGAACCGCCATTGTGCATTTGGGATGGAACCGCCGAGTACAGAATGTTTCCGTGCTTAACTCGCGCTGGCTAGGACTGACGATAACTGCAATGCCAGTCTAAAAGCCTCATTAAGGCAAATCCATTTTAGCAGGGGCACATTTAGTTTTTCTGGCTCTCGCGTCTGCTTGTTACGCACATACTGTGGAAGcgtggaaaaggtaaaaaactTTGGTAGTTTCCATAGAAACACTTACACTCTCCTCTTCTATCCAATTGGACAACTCTGCAGTTTGTGTGTCTTTGGGTATCAACATTTATAGAGCTAATGCTCATATTTAACCTAGATAAATTCACTCTTGGGTAAGGGGGAAGAAACGATGTAAATAAGTAATTATTAAACAAGACAATTCtccacttacagtgaagaaaataaggatttcaacaccctgctatattgcaagttctcccacttagaaatcatggaaggagtctgaaatgttcatcgtaggtgcaaacgtttcctgtagttgttcaccaggtttgcacacactgcaggagggattttggcccactcctccacacagatcttctctcgatcagacaggtttctgggctgtcgctgagaaacacggagtttcagctccctccagaaattttccattgggtttaggtctggagactagctaggccacgccagaaccttgatatgcttcttacacagccactccttggttttcctggctgtgtgctttgggtcattgtcatgttgaaagaccctgccacgacccatcttcaatgttctgactgagtgAAAGAGGTTTtggcccaaaatctcacaatacatggccgcggtcatcctctccttaatgcagtgcagccgtcgtgtcctatgtgcagaaaaacaccctcaaagcatgatgctaccacccccacgcttcacagtagggatggtgttcttgggatggaactcatcatttgtcttcctccaaagacggtttgtggaattctgaccaaaaagttccattttggtctcatctgaccacaaaacattctcccacgactcctctgtatcatccaaatggtcattggcaaactcaagacgggccttgacatgtgctgctttaagcaggagaaccttccttgccatgcatgatttcaaaccatgacgtcttagtgtattacgaAGAGTccccttggaaactgtggtcccagctcttttcaggtcattgaccaagtcctgtcgtgtagtcctgggctgattcctcacctttctaaggatcattgagaccccacgaggtgatatcttgcatggggctccactccgattgagattgaccgtcatgtttagcttcttccattttctcatgattggttcaacagtggacctttttccaccaagtcGCTTGGCAATTTTGTGGAGCCttgtggagttatacaattttgtctctggtgtctttggacagctctttggtcttggccacgttacaagcttgagtcttactgattgtatggggtggacaggtgtctttatgcagctaacgacctcacacgggtgcatctgattcaggataataaatacatggagtggaggtggacttttaaaggcggactaacgggtctttgaggatcagaattctagctgatagacaggtattcaaatacttatttgcagctgtatcacacaaataaatcattaaaaaagacccctccatgatttctaagtgggagaatttgcaatatagcagggtgttcaaatacttattttcttcactgtatctcttTGTAATGTGTCTCTGTAGAGTCGCAGTAATCCAGGTCACGATAAGATTGAACTGAGGGAAACTGGACTTCGTGGACTATCTGAGCGCATTTCATCCTCATTTCAACTTCCTTCCAACTTGCTGAGGAAGTGGAGCATGAGCCTTTGGAGAACTTGTTACATCCTGGAAAAGATCCCAATGCGATATCgaaaaagcattttgtgttttttttcctcttggttAAGACCGACAGCATGTTTGGAAGCTCCGTTGGGAGGCGTCACACATTTCAGCGGAATAAGGTGATCATCCTCaagcgtttgttttttttcactctgCACACATTGCCACAACGAGCGAAAGTTTGTTTTCGTTCTCTTTCTCAGAAAGGAAGACGTTTTCCTGATTTTACCACGTTTTAATTTCCACATTTCCCAGAACAAACTGCTCCACGTGATCAGAGATTCTCTTcagacatggtgaagcagcatgttgCTCACTGCACAATCTTTCTGGTATACCGCGTTCTACGTGTTCTAAGATGCGACCTCTGACCTTCGGAAGAGAAGCTCTGGACCCGGAGCTCTGCGTGGTCATGGTGAGCACGGTGGTGATACCCAGTGCTACTCGGGCCGGGGCGGCGTCCATGTTGATCCAAAAGGAGACCCACGAGAGGATGACGATGAGGAGGGAGGGGATGTACATCTGGATCAGGTAGTAGCCCATCTGACGCTCCAGATGGAATTTCACCTCAATGCAGGTGAACTTTCCTGTTCAGAGATGATCAGACCCGGGCTCAGGCAGCGGGTCGCTCGGGCGAGCCGCGGTGCGTTCACTGACCCGTGTTGTAGTGCTTAGTGCAGTAGCCCAGCTCCTTCTCCTCCCTCATGATGAACTGAGGCAGCGTGAGACCGTCCGACACCTGCACCGCGCCGTTCTCCAGCCACTCGAAGATCAGGTCGTTCATGGTGTAGCCGACTAcggagaacaaaaacaaaaagggaccCCGGTGTGAATCCTTTCTGCACCATCTGGTAACAATCTCCAGCAGCTTCTCCACTGGGATTTGCGACAAACCAATTTGGCTTTTACGCAAACGATAAATTTTGAGCAGTTTTTTGTGATTTGCGGTGGTCTAAATATTAAATTCCCAATATTGTCCAATGATATCTTGTATTCATCCTTTTTCCATACAACTTGTCTGTTTCTGAGTTTCAGTGAGCTGGAGGCGGTCCCAGTTGACTTGGGCTAAAGGGCAGACGACTAGACTAGACTAGATTAAAGGGCAGACTAAACTAGACTAGACTAGATTAAAGGGCAGACTAAACTAGACTAAAATAGACTAGACATCTAGTCTATCTTAGTCTAGTCTAGTCTAGCCTATCTTAGTCTAGCCTTAGTCTATCTTAGACTAGTCTAGTCTAGTCTAGTCTAGGGTAGTCTAGTCTGGATCACAGTTGACTTGGGCTAAAGGGCAGATGAGACTCGACTAAGATAGACTAGACTAGACTAAAATAGACTAGACAAAGATAGACTAGACTAAGACTAGGCTAGACTAGACGAAGATAGACAAGACTAGACTAGACTAAGATAGACTGGACAAGACTAGGCT of the Syngnathoides biaculeatus isolate LvHL_M chromosome 14, ASM1980259v1, whole genome shotgun sequence genome contains:
- the glra2 gene encoding glycine receptor subunit alpha-2 isoform X3, with product MLLLLHPVAYTVRVDCGEAMGWWTPRSTTPGPRPTCPRPTFWTRSWVERQATTREYDPILKDYRVNIFLRQKWNDPRLAYSKYPDSSLDLDPSMLDSIWKPDLFFANEKGANFHDVTTDNKLLRIFKNGNVLYSIRLTLILSCPMDLKNFPMDVQTCTMQLESFGYTMNDLIFEWLENGAVQVSDGLTLPQFIMREEKELGYCTKHYNTGKFTCIEVKFHLERQMGYYLIQMYIPSLLIVILSWVSFWINMDAAPARVALGITTVLTMTTQSSGSRASLPKVSYVKAIDIWMAVCLLFVFAALLEYAGVNFVSRQQKEFLRLRRRQRKNHKDDDVRDARFNFAGYNMNPCLPTKDGSAVKNEAPAPNRRPSLPRDGDNMKKKFVDQAKRIDTISRAAFPLAFLIFNVFYWITYKIIRHEDIDKK
- the glra2 gene encoding glycine receptor subunit alpha-2 isoform X2 produces the protein MRRSLLMVWAALLFNFRLVDAKEHDPRSSSNMSPSDFLDSLMGRTSGYDARIRPNFKGPPVNVTCNIFINSFGSVTETTMDYRVNIFLRQKWNDPRLAYSKYPDSSLDLDPSMLDSIWKPDLFFANEKGANFHDVTTDNKLLRIFKNGNVLYSIRLTLILSCPMDLKNFPMDVQTCTMQLESFGYTMNDLIFEWLENGAVQVSDGLTLPQFIMREEKELGYCTKHYNTGKFTCIEVKFHLERQMGYYLIQMYIPSLLIVILSWVSFWINMDAAPARVALGITTVLTMTTQSSGSRASLPKVSYVKAIDIWMAVCLLFVFAALLEYAGVNFVSRQQKEFLRLRRRQRKNHKDDDVRDARFNFAGYNMNPCLPTKDGSAVKNEAPAPNRRPSLPRDGDNMKKKFVDQAKRIDTISRAAFPLAFLIFNVFYWITYKIIRHEDIDKK
- the glra2 gene encoding glycine receptor subunit alpha-2 isoform X5, with product MDYRVNIFLRQKWNDPRLAYSKYPDSSLDLDPSMLDSIWKPDLFFANEKGANFHDVTTDNKLLRIFKNGNVLYSIRLTLILSCPMDLKNFPMDVQTCTMQLESFGYTMNDLIFEWLENGAVQVSDGLTLPQFIMREEKELGYCTKHYNTGKFTCIEVKFHLERQMGYYLIQMYIPSLLIVILSWVSFWINMDAAPARVALGITTVLTMTTQSSGSRASLPKVSYVKAIDIWMAVCLLFVFAALLEYAGVNFVSRQQKEFLRLRRRQRKNHKDDDVRDARFNFAGYNMNPCLPTKDGSAVKNEAPAPNRRPSLPRDGDNMKKKFVDQAKRIDTISRAAFPLAFLIFNVFYWITYKIIRHEDIDKK
- the glra2 gene encoding glycine receptor subunit alpha-2 isoform X4; translation: MLLLLHPVAYTVRVDCGEAMGWWTPRSTTPGPRPTCPRPTFWTRSWVERQATTREYDPILKKWNDPRLAYSKYPDSSLDLDPSMLDSIWKPDLFFANEKGANFHDVTTDNKLLRIFKNGNVLYSIRLTLILSCPMDLKNFPMDVQTCTMQLESFGYTMNDLIFEWLENGAVQVSDGLTLPQFIMREEKELGYCTKHYNTGKFTCIEVKFHLERQMGYYLIQMYIPSLLIVILSWVSFWINMDAAPARVALGITTVLTMTTQSSGSRASLPKVSYVKAIDIWMAVCLLFVFAALLEYAGVNFVSRQQKEFLRLRRRQRKNHKDDDVRDARFNFAGYNMNPCLPTKDGSAVKNEAPAPNRRPSLPRDGDNMKKKFVDQAKRIDTISRAAFPLAFLIFNVFYWITYKIIRHEDIDKK
- the glra2 gene encoding glycine receptor subunit alpha-2 isoform X1; protein product: MRRSLLMVWAALLFNFRLVDAKEHDPRSSSNMSPSDFLDSLMGRTSGYDARIRPNFKGPPVNVTCNIFINSFGSIAETTMDYRVNIFLRQKWNDPRLAYSKYPDSSLDLDPSMLDSIWKPDLFFANEKGANFHDVTTDNKLLRIFKNGNVLYSIRLTLILSCPMDLKNFPMDVQTCTMQLESFGYTMNDLIFEWLENGAVQVSDGLTLPQFIMREEKELGYCTKHYNTGKFTCIEVKFHLERQMGYYLIQMYIPSLLIVILSWVSFWINMDAAPARVALGITTVLTMTTQSSGSRASLPKVSYVKAIDIWMAVCLLFVFAALLEYAGVNFVSRQQKEFLRLRRRQRKNHKDDDVRDARFNFAGYNMNPCLPTKDGSAVKNEAPAPNRRPSLPRDGDNMKKKFVDQAKRIDTISRAAFPLAFLIFNVFYWITYKIIRHEDIDKK